The window CGCGGGTCACGATCACCGGTTTCCGCATTGGCGTCGACCAATGTGCCGGTCAGTCGTTCATCCGGTCGTACGCGACGTTGACCAGCTCGACCGAGAACACCGAGGACGTCATCACCTATCTCGGTGTCACCAAGGCCGTGTGATGCGGTTTCGCAAGCGCGGCTGTGCCGGCGTCGATTTGGTGCCGCCGCGAAAGCCGCTCATGCAGCGAGACCTCGTGGGTTCAGGGATCGAGGCGCCGGTTCGCCTCCCGCCGACACCGGCGTATCCGTCACCGTGGTCACGCCCTGAACTGTCCGCCGACGTGATCAATCGCGCAGTGACCGAAGCGGTCCCGCGGGTCACGGTGCGTCGCCGGCTGGCCGCGGCGCGATCAAGCCGCGCCAATGGTTCACGTGTGCCGTTATCCGGCGAATCCATTTCAGAAATGGCTTACCAGCTTGAGAGACGCGCACTCGATAGTTTCGGGTGGCAAGTGTTGTTCATCCGTTCACCGTTTAGATACCTGGTCCATCGATCATTCGGCGGAACAGTTGCTTTGGATTACGACGACGAGAGGCGCCCCCGCACAATGTTTTATCGTTTAGCCACTCTGGCCGCTGTTTGCATGCTGGTCTCGACCGGGACAGCTCCGCTCGCCGCGGCGGAGCCGGATCCCAACCCGCCGCCGGTACCCGTCGCAAACGCCGGTCCCCCGCCGGACACCGGCGCCGTCCCGTCGGAGCAGCCGGGAATCGTCACGACCCCGGACGGCTGGCAGTTGACGGTGGCTGCGCTGAACGAGACCCAGCTGCCGGTGGCGCCGCTGACTACCGCGCTGTCGTCGCGCGAATACCTCGTGGGCGCCACGTTTACCGGGTCGATCACGGGCTCGGGTGACACCACGTTGGACGGCGGAAAGCTGGAGGTCGGCTATCAGATCGGCTGCGGCATCGAACTGGATAGGGTCAGGCTGGCTGGCCAGATCGGCATTGGCACGTCGGGGTCGACGCTCGCGGGTCTCGTACCTACCGGCGCCTCGCTCCCGATCAGCGGTACGTTTGAAGTCCAGCCCAAGCCGGGCGAGGTGACCACCGTTTCGGTGACCAAGAAGAAGTTCAAGGCCCAGGATGCCCGGGTCACCGTCAAGGATGTTCACATCAAGATCGACGGCTGCGTCGGTCAGTCGTTCCTGCGGTCATTCGCGGTATTGACGAGTTCGACCGCGGACACCAACGACATCGTCGCTTACTACGGCGTCACCAAGACCGTCTGACATCAGAGGTGGAGCGTGGGTATCCGAGCCGAAGGAGACGCCAGCCATGAGTAGCCGAGATCGCGGGGCGGTCGCCAAGGACGTGATCGCGAGCATTGTGGTGGCCGGTGCGCTCGCCGTCGGTGCGGCGGTCGCCCACGCGGCGCCCGCCGCTGCGGACCCTCCCGCGCCGCCCGCTGATCCGGCGATTCCGGTCCCGCCGCCGCAAGGGCCGACGATACCGATCATCGGCGCGCCTTTAGGGCCTAGTGGGCTTTCGGGATTGGCGCAAATTGGGGCTCCTGCCGCCGGCCCTCTTGGCCTACCCGAGATGCCCGACCCGACCGTCGGCAACGACTTGATGCTGGGCCAGAACCCAATTCCCTCGCCACCGGGCGGCCCCCCAGGCACGCCGCCGAACCTCAACGCGTTCAACAACGCCTACCTGCTCCCGCAGAACGTCGATCCCGCAGCGCCCGGCCAGGGAACGATGTTCGGGGTGGCGCCGGGCGACGAGAATGCGGACATCTCCGGCTTGGACTACCTCAGGCGCCTGCGTGCGATGTATAGCGACGACCGTCTGAAAGGCGGGCTTCTCGGCCAGATGCCACTGGATCAGCTCGGTGAGCCGCTGCCTGGTACCGCGCCCCCGCCCGGTACTGCGATTCCGGCCGGGCTGGGACAGGTCTTGCCGGATCAACCGCCGATCGTTTCACCCGGGCCGCCGCCGGTAAGTCCACCGGGGCCGCCGCCGGCCGGTTAACCTCCGCCGGTCCGTGGTACGCGGACCGCGTCGACGGTCGCTTCGATCAGCCGGTCTAGCACTTCGGCCGTTGCGCCAGTCCTGGTGCGGAGGGTGATCGCGTTCAGTGTCTCGGTCGCGATCTCGGCGAGCGCGCCGGTCGCCCAAGGCCAGAGCATCGGCGGCACACCACGTCAGATTTCACTCCCCGACGTTCGCGCATGCTCCACAACCGGCGAGTAAAGCAGAGGCGCCACGCTGTCGACCGTCACGTAATTCCCCCGGGGTATCCGTCAGGTAATTCCGCCACCGGTGGGCCTCGGGTGTAGGTCTACCGGGTGGCTTTGGTGTTGTCTACTGGCGCGGTGGCGCCGGGTCGTTTCCGCGGTCGATAGCTGGGTCCGTCCATCAGGATTTGGTGGCTGGTGTTGATCAGTCGGTCGAGCAGTGATTCGGCGACGACGGGGTTGGGGAACAGGTTGTACCAGTCAACTGGAGCTGGCACATGTTCGTTGTGACCGTTTTGCCCTGCTAGCTGGGCTTTCGACTGGTCTGCGTGTCTTGCCGATCTTCAAGGCGTGGTCGCGATATATTAGGTGCTGCCTTAACCAGTTAGGTGAGAAGAAGGTGTGCGGCTAGTGGAGGGTCTGCGGCTGATTCCCGGTGGCGCCGCACCGGTCGAGCCTGTTTCTGCCGATCCTGTTGTGTTTCAACGTGAATGCGTCGATGCGTTGGTGGCGTCGTGGCATGCTCGAGGATTCAGCCTGGTGACGATCGACAATGATATTGGGTTGTTGGAGCGGACGTTGGCGGCGCTGGGGCGTCCGGCGTGGGAGGTCACCAGTGAGGACATCGATCGCGTGGTCGGCGAGCTGGCGATGGCGGGGCGAGCGGCGTCGACGCGCCGAGAGTACGTGCAGATCTTCAAGGGGTTCCATCGGTTCCTGCAGACCCGCAAGGCTGCTGAGATCGAGGCCATGTTCGGGACGCGGTTGGTATGCCCGGTGGACGAGTTCAACGCCTCCCGGCACGTGGGCGACGACTCGCCGGCAGTCGCGGCGCCGCCGACCCCGGAGCGGGTGAGCGAGTTCTTCGAGTTCCTGAAGTCGAGGATCGCCACCGCCCGCAAGTACGGTCCGGCCGCGCGGGACTACGCGATGTTCCGGACGCTGTATCACGCTGGGTTGCGGTCGGAAGAGTCTGCGCTGCTGGAGATTCCGGACGTGCATTTCGATCGTGGACCGTTCGGTAAGTTGCACGTGCGGTTCGGCAAGGCTGCCCACATGTCCGGTCCCCGGCCGCGGTGGGTACCGATGTTGGACGGGCTGGAGGTGTTGTTGCGCTGGTTTCTGGCCGATGTGCGCCCGAAGTTCCCGGACTCGCCGGTGCTGTTCGCCGACGAGTCCGGCGGCCCATTGCATCGTGGCACGATCCGCAATCGGCTGCGATATCTGATGGAGCTGGAGGGCCGGCCGGCGACCGAGCGGTTCAGCCCGCACGCGCTGCGCCGGGCCTGCGCTACTCACAACTATGAGCGCGGTGTGGATCTGGTTGCGATTCAACAGCTGTTGGGGCATTGGACGGTGAGCTCGACGATGCGGTATGTGCGGCCGTCGGCGACATTCATCGAGGACGCCTACCGGCGTGCGGTCACCTCGACGCTGGCCGAGCTGAGCGGAGAGGACGGGACGGCATGAAGATTCGATGGCGGCTACGGATGGCCGCGGCCCAGCGCGAGGTCTGGACCGGCACCGAGCTGCGGCGGCTACTGGCCGAGCGAGCGGGTCTGGAGTTATCAGCGGCGTCGGTGTCAGCGCTGTTGACCAAAGAGCCCACCCAGATCAAGCTCTCGACGCTGATCGCCTTATGCACCGCGCTGGACTGCACCGCAGATGACTTGTTCGAGATCGACACCACCCCAGTCGAACAGATCGCGCCATCGCCGCGCCCAGTTGTCTCAGAGCCCAAGACCGCCACCGCGCGGGGTCGGTCGATGCCGCCAATGTAGGGCCCCACTCAAGGGTTAGAACGGGTTGCGGCTGATGGGGAAACGGCAACGAGACTGCCTCGACTGCGGCGCACCGGTCGGATACATCGGCCGCGAGCACTGCTGCCGGTGCACCCGCCGGTTACGAGAGCAGGCGGCCAAGGCGCGATGCCCGGGCTGCGGCCAGGGCCGGGTGTTGATTCCGGAGACGGGCCGGTGCGTGCTGTGCTCACGCCGCTGCCGCGAAGAGCCTGTCACGAATTTTGTGTAAGTCAGAGGTGATTTGACTACGAATTGTATTCTAAGACAACGGAAGTCGCCCTGGAAACAGCTTGGCGAGTGTGTTCAATGCCACAGTCCAGTTGTATGTTCCGGTGCCCGAGAACCCTCCTCTCTCGCTGGAGATGTTGCGCAGCCCGAGGTACAGCAACTTCATCGCGGCGTCCTTGTCGGGGAAATGGCCGCGGTTCTTGGTGATCTTGCGCAGTTGGAAGTTGATCGATTCGATCGCGTTGGTGGTGTAGACGATCTTGCGCAGCTCGACCGGATAATCCAGGAACGGCACGAACTCGGGCCAGGCGTTGCGCCACACGTCGATCGCGCCCGGGTACTGGGCGCCGTAGGCGGTGTCGAAGTCCTTGAGCGCGAGCTCTGCGGCCTCCACGGTCGGCGCGCTGTAGATCGCGCGCATCGATGTCGCGACCTTCTTGCGGTCTTTGTAGGACACGAACCGCATCGCGTTGCGGATCACGTGCACCACGCAGACTCCCGCTGTCAACCTTCTGATTCCGGACGCGTTCGTTCGCGCTGCAGCGATTGTTTGCTGCCTGCAGCGGGACGCTTCTGTAAACCAGTTAGGCCGCGGTCGGGCGGTGATGAACTGCCGGGTCGTAAGCGGTGTGGTC is drawn from Mycolicibacterium gilvum and contains these coding sequences:
- a CDS encoding MspA family porin, producing the protein MFYRLATLAAVCMLVSTGTAPLAAAEPDPNPPPVPVANAGPPPDTGAVPSEQPGIVTTPDGWQLTVAALNETQLPVAPLTTALSSREYLVGATFTGSITGSGDTTLDGGKLEVGYQIGCGIELDRVRLAGQIGIGTSGSTLAGLVPTGASLPISGTFEVQPKPGEVTTVSVTKKKFKAQDARVTVKDVHIKIDGCVGQSFLRSFAVLTSSTADTNDIVAYYGVTKTV
- a CDS encoding tyrosine-type recombinase/integrase; this translates as MRLVEGLRLIPGGAAPVEPVSADPVVFQRECVDALVASWHARGFSLVTIDNDIGLLERTLAALGRPAWEVTSEDIDRVVGELAMAGRAASTRREYVQIFKGFHRFLQTRKAAEIEAMFGTRLVCPVDEFNASRHVGDDSPAVAAPPTPERVSEFFEFLKSRIATARKYGPAARDYAMFRTLYHAGLRSEESALLEIPDVHFDRGPFGKLHVRFGKAAHMSGPRPRWVPMLDGLEVLLRWFLADVRPKFPDSPVLFADESGGPLHRGTIRNRLRYLMELEGRPATERFSPHALRRACATHNYERGVDLVAIQQLLGHWTVSSTMRYVRPSATFIEDAYRRAVTSTLAELSGEDGTA
- a CDS encoding helix-turn-helix domain-containing protein yields the protein MKIRWRLRMAAAQREVWTGTELRRLLAERAGLELSAASVSALLTKEPTQIKLSTLIALCTALDCTADDLFEIDTTPVEQIAPSPRPVVSEPKTATARGRSMPPM